One bacterium genomic region harbors:
- a CDS encoding UPF0175 family protein, whose translation MWQLKQMERLYEVEPKIVNKALDELFKVDLALREKIVIGAYIDGDINFGKTAELLDIHPVKLRGLFLSKGIPVKIGAESKEDLIAEGIAAKGIRESRK comes from the coding sequence ATGTGGCAGCTTAAACAAATGGAAAGGCTTTATGAAGTTGAACCAAAGATAGTCAACAAGGCGCTTGATGAATTGTTTAAAGTGGATTTGGCTTTGCGTGAAAAGATTGTTATAGGCGCGTATATCGATGGTGATATAAATTTTGGCAAGACTGCTGAATTATTGGATATTCATCCTGTAAAATTAAGAGGGCTATTTTTATCAAAAGGAATTCCCGTAAAAATTGGTGCTGAGTCAAAAGAAGACCTTATTGCTGAAGGAATAGCGGCGAAGGGAATACGGGAAAGCAGGAAATGA
- a CDS encoding nucleotidyl transferase AbiEii/AbiGii toxin family protein, which yields MKKEIKNKSASIRAKLMNIARIEKVDFDAILLRYFQERFLYRLAISEFSSRFVLKGGLLLLCLDMPRCRPTKDIDFLAKEIKNDPVELEHIWRNIVSIPCDDGVEFISSSITSELIKEDADYEGIRLKVDAILGQARKRLQMDIGFGDIIIPHAMEMEFPVLLLDDNPPKMKTYSIESVISEKFEAMIKLAMVNIRMKDFYDVYTLSVSHNFQSNKLKKAIESTFHKRKTPLPENILIFKEEFHRDKEKQKQWIAFLRKLRLEGVNKNFNEIMEKITVFLEPIVISVKKESEINKIWTAGSGVWK from the coding sequence GTGAAAAAAGAAATTAAAAATAAATCTGCCTCCATACGGGCAAAACTAATGAATATTGCAAGAATTGAAAAGGTAGATTTTGATGCTATTCTATTGCGATATTTTCAGGAAAGGTTTCTCTATCGCCTTGCAATTTCCGAATTTTCCAGCCGTTTTGTCTTAAAAGGCGGATTGCTTTTACTCTGTTTAGATATGCCGAGATGCCGTCCAACTAAAGATATTGATTTTCTGGCAAAAGAAATAAAAAATGACCCTGTTGAACTTGAACATATATGGAGAAACATTGTTTCGATACCTTGCGATGACGGTGTTGAATTTATTTCTTCTTCAATTACTTCAGAACTAATAAAAGAAGATGCTGATTATGAGGGGATACGGCTTAAAGTAGATGCAATACTCGGCCAGGCAAGAAAAAGATTACAAATGGATATTGGTTTTGGAGATATAATTATTCCACATGCTATGGAAATGGAGTTTCCTGTATTGCTATTGGATGATAATCCGCCGAAGATGAAGACTTATTCGATTGAAAGCGTTATCTCTGAGAAATTCGAGGCCATGATCAAGCTGGCAATGGTTAACATCCGGATGAAAGATTTCTATGATGTCTATACTCTTTCTGTTTCCCATAATTTTCAAAGCAATAAACTTAAAAAGGCAATTGAATCTACTTTCCATAAAAGAAAAACTCCTCTACCTGAAAATATTCTAATTTTCAAAGAAGAATTTCACAGAGACAAAGAAAAGCAGAAACAATGGATTGCTTTCCTCCGTAAATTACGGCTTGAAGGTGTAAACAAAAATTTTAATGAAATAATGGAGAAAATCACTGTGTTTTTGGAACCGATAGTAATTTCAGTTAAAAAGGAAAGTGAAATAAATAAAATTTGGACGGCTGGATCAGGTGTCTGGAAGTAA
- a CDS encoding HTH domain-containing protein produces MSFDLNGKNNISFSSILKKHFAGNKLNSDNRLVERLVVKLAESQRKILEFVRMEPYITIKELSQKIGISTTAVDKNIVLLKKKGMLKRIGPDKGGRWAETKRKKG; encoded by the coding sequence ATGAGTTTTGATTTAAATGGGAAAAATAATATTTCTTTTTCTAGTATTTTAAAAAAACATTTTGCCGGCAATAAGTTAAACAGCGATAATAGGTTGGTAGAAAGGTTGGTTGTAAAATTGGCCGAAAGCCAGAGGAAAATACTCGAATTTGTAAGGATGGAGCCATATATTACGATAAAAGAACTTTCACAAAAAATAGGCATAAGCACGACCGCGGTGGATAAAAACATTGTTTTGTTGAAAAAAAAGGGTATGCTTAAACGTATAGGGCCGGATAAGGGAGGCCGGTGGGCTGAGACAAAGAGGAAAAAGGGATAA
- a CDS encoding type IV toxin-antitoxin system AbiEi family antitoxin domain-containing protein translates to MNNKYDRFYKIFNKQNGFSKTKDILDAGIHRRDIKRMKDEGRIMRVKSGLYRLSEIPLISNQSFIDLARAVPDGVICLLSALSYYELTTFNPSIISMAVCRGFRRPKIEYPPVEFYFFSKKQFEAGINEIKINDNKIRIYCPEKIICDCFRYRNKLGLDMAKEGLSEYLKRKNRNLEKLLKYAEICRVKPLMQTWLNAMI, encoded by the coding sequence ATGAATAATAAATATGATAGATTTTATAAAATATTTAATAAACAAAATGGGTTTTCCAAAACAAAAGATATTCTGGACGCGGGAATTCACCGCCGTGATATAAAAAGGATGAAGGATGAAGGGCGGATAATGCGGGTAAAAAGCGGGCTCTACCGGCTATCTGAAATTCCTCTTATTTCTAACCAGAGTTTTATCGATCTTGCCCGTGCTGTTCCGGACGGAGTTATATGTCTTCTTTCTGCTCTATCTTATTATGAACTGACTACTTTCAATCCTTCAATTATATCAATGGCCGTTTGCCGTGGTTTTAGAAGGCCGAAAATCGAGTATCCGCCTGTAGAATTTTATTTTTTCTCAAAAAAACAGTTTGAAGCAGGTATTAATGAAATAAAGATCAATGATAACAAAATTCGTATTTATTGCCCGGAAAAAATTATATGTGATTGTTTTCGATACCGAAATAAACTGGGGCTTGATATGGCTAAAGAAGGGCTGTCAGAATATCTCAAGCGCAAGAATCGCAATCTCGAAAAACTGCTCAAATATGCCGAAATATGCCGTGTTAAACCGCTGATGCAGACCTGGCTTAATGCTATGATATAG
- the truD gene encoding tRNA pseudouridine(13) synthase TruD, whose translation MPADLKLKVKPEDFTVEELASLPFKDSGQYSVFRLTKKGWNTVELLRKISRDLKIPYKNFSYGGRKDRHALTSQYITIKNCDKIALKEDNYSLEFEGFTARPMGPDMIEGNKFEVAVRKLNGEEIKSAEKEILKVTKYGYPNYFDDQRFGSFDKDQGFIAEKILKKHYNGALKIYLTSIYSGDKKDEKERKQFLFENWKNWEICLNNAKTDFEETAFESLLKTAKGFLPLIKLIPGEEMSMFISAYQSHLWNELAGEIISQKTGQFSIYKGAVSDYIFYGSLEEKDFKYLEELYLPAPDSRVKMPDELSLSVYNGILEDNGLKPSVFGKMKISQAFFKSFKRKAIIIPGKFSFTVLDDEIYKGKQKLVLKFTLPRGSYGTMLIKRLFSVVKAKI comes from the coding sequence ATGCCGGCTGACTTGAAATTAAAAGTTAAACCAGAGGATTTTACCGTGGAAGAATTGGCATCGCTGCCCTTTAAAGATAGCGGCCAATATTCGGTTTTCCGTCTAACAAAAAAAGGATGGAACACGGTTGAGCTTTTGAGGAAAATATCAAGGGATTTAAAAATTCCCTATAAAAATTTTTCATACGGCGGGAGAAAAGACAGGCACGCTTTAACCTCGCAATATATTACCATAAAAAATTGCGATAAGATTGCGTTAAAAGAAGACAATTATTCACTGGAATTTGAGGGGTTTACGGCCCGGCCGATGGGGCCGGATATGATAGAGGGAAATAAATTTGAGGTTGCGGTAAGAAAGTTAAACGGAGAAGAGATAAAGAGCGCGGAAAAGGAGATACTGAAAGTTACAAAATACGGGTATCCGAATTATTTTGACGACCAGAGATTCGGCAGTTTTGATAAAGATCAGGGTTTTATCGCGGAAAAAATTCTGAAAAAGCATTATAACGGAGCGTTAAAAATATATCTGACCAGTATTTATTCCGGAGACAAAAAAGATGAAAAGGAAAGAAAGCAATTCCTTTTTGAAAATTGGAAAAACTGGGAAATATGTTTAAATAATGCGAAAACGGATTTTGAAGAAACCGCGTTTGAATCATTATTAAAAACAGCGAAAGGTTTTTTGCCGTTAATAAAGCTTATACCGGGTGAAGAAATGTCGATGTTTATTTCCGCGTACCAGTCTCATCTCTGGAATGAACTTGCCGGGGAAATAATATCGCAGAAAACCGGGCAATTTTCAATCTATAAAGGGGCGGTTTCCGATTATATTTTTTACGGCAGTTTGGAAGAAAAAGATTTTAAATACCTGGAAGAATTATACCTCCCCGCGCCTGACAGCAGGGTAAAGATGCCCGATGAATTGTCCCTGTCTGTTTATAACGGTATTTTAGAGGATAACGGGCTGAAACCTTCTGTTTTCGGTAAGATGAAGATTAGTCAGGCGTTTTTCAAGTCATTTAAAAGAAAGGCGATAATCATTCCAGGAAAGTTTTCATTTACGGTTTTAGACGATGAAATATACAAGGGAAAACAAAAGCTGGTTTTAAAATTTACCCTCCCGCGGGGAAGTTACGGGACAATGCTTATTAAAAGATTGTTCAGTGTAGTTAAGGCAAAAATATGA
- a CDS encoding acetate/propionate family kinase has translation MRILIINRGSSTLKFTLFDMYDAGARPAVPLLYGNIDRLGSASAPFRIKDSKGKNILNQILKNKNSIQTIRFFLDWMKKYFSGKNPAAVGHRIVHGGAKLNKPCIITPEIIDYLNNLAYFATEHLPVEIEVVNEIKKTFPGVPQIACFDTAFHYNKPGIAKLTPLPRYLSKEGVIRYGFHGLSYEYIISELGNTAGTETANGRIIIAHLGNGSSMSAVKNGKCVETTMGFTPTGGLMMGTRCGDIDPGFIFYLLEQKKMPVSEVKNILTKKSGLLGVSEISSDMETLLKTGKNNPFAGEAIDLYCYTAKKFIGALASTLGGLDTLVFTAGIGENAPSIRERICENMEYLGINIDPGKNNNNEAVISKRKSHVTVRVMKTNEALMIARHTKNVLTNK, from the coding sequence ATGCGGATATTAATTATTAACAGAGGATCTTCAACTCTCAAGTTTACCCTGTTTGATATGTATGACGCGGGGGCACGGCCTGCCGTTCCCTTATTATATGGAAATATTGACAGGTTAGGTTCAGCTTCGGCGCCCTTTCGTATAAAAGACAGCAAAGGCAAAAACATATTAAATCAAATCCTGAAAAATAAAAATTCCATCCAAACCATTAGGTTCTTCCTGGATTGGATGAAAAAATATTTTTCAGGCAAAAATCCGGCCGCTGTCGGGCACAGGATCGTGCATGGAGGAGCGAAACTTAATAAACCCTGTATCATCACGCCTGAAATTATTGATTATTTGAACAATTTGGCCTATTTCGCGACTGAGCATTTGCCTGTGGAAATAGAAGTTGTCAACGAAATTAAGAAAACATTCCCCGGTGTCCCGCAAATAGCGTGTTTTGATACCGCCTTTCATTATAATAAACCTGGTATTGCGAAACTAACGCCTTTGCCGAGGTACCTCTCAAAAGAGGGTGTTATCCGGTATGGCTTTCACGGATTATCTTATGAATACATTATAAGTGAATTGGGAAATACTGCCGGAACAGAAACCGCGAATGGCCGTATAATTATAGCTCATCTTGGAAACGGCTCGAGCATGTCCGCGGTTAAAAACGGCAAATGCGTTGAAACAACCATGGGTTTTACGCCTACGGGGGGGCTTATGATGGGGACCCGGTGCGGCGATATCGACCCCGGTTTTATATTTTATCTCCTTGAACAGAAAAAAATGCCGGTTTCCGAGGTTAAAAATATTTTAACTAAAAAATCCGGGCTTCTGGGCGTGTCGGAAATAAGTTCAGACATGGAAACTCTTTTGAAAACCGGAAAAAATAATCCTTTTGCCGGAGAGGCTATAGATCTTTATTGTTACACCGCGAAAAAATTCATCGGCGCGCTGGCTTCAACTCTTGGAGGGCTGGATACGCTGGTTTTTACGGCGGGAATAGGCGAGAACGCGCCTTCAATACGCGAAAGAATATGTGAAAATATGGAATATCTGGGGATTAACATTGACCCTGGAAAAAATAATAACAATGAGGCTGTTATATCTAAAAGAAAGAGTCATGTTACGGTTCGTGTTATGAAAACCAATGAAGCTCTGATGATAGCGAGGCATACGAAGAATGTGCTGACAAATAAGTAA
- a CDS encoding GatB/YqeY domain-containing protein, which produces MLIEKINSDLVESMKAKNVIRTETLRMVKSALNYLKIEKKKETLTDEDVLAVISKQVKQRKESIESFEKGGRAELADKEKKELAVLEGYLPKQLSNEEIRKMVIETIKETNAAGKKDFGKVMKALSAKLKNQADGKMVSQIAGEELNKIENAGK; this is translated from the coding sequence ATGTTAATTGAAAAAATCAATAGCGATTTGGTTGAGTCAATGAAGGCAAAGAACGTTATCAGGACGGAAACCCTGCGTATGGTGAAATCCGCCCTGAATTACCTTAAAATTGAGAAAAAGAAAGAAACGCTCACTGATGAAGACGTCCTTGCGGTAATATCAAAACAGGTAAAACAACGCAAGGAATCCATTGAAAGTTTTGAAAAAGGGGGACGGGCGGAACTGGCAGATAAAGAAAAAAAGGAGCTGGCTGTGCTGGAAGGTTACCTGCCTAAACAATTAAGTAATGAGGAAATAAGAAAGATGGTCATAGAAACAATTAAAGAAACAAATGCGGCCGGTAAAAAAGATTTCGGAAAGGTCATGAAAGCGCTTTCCGCGAAGCTGAAAAACCAGGCAGACGGGAAAATGGTAAGTCAGATAGCCGGGGAAGAATTAAACAAAATAGAAAACGCTGGAAAATAA